In a single window of the Flavobacterium sp. W4I14 genome:
- a CDS encoding dCTP deaminase (product_source=KO:K01494; cath_funfam=2.70.40.10; cog=COG0717; ko=KO:K01494; superfamily=51283; tigrfam=TIGR02274): MILSDSRILEEIEKGTIIIEPFKRECLGTNSYDVHLGKYLATYKSRVLDAKAHNEIEHFEIPKDGYILHPGTLYLGVTLEYTETHGHVPFLEGKSSTGRLGIDIHATAGKGDVGFCNTWTLEISVAQPVKIYAGMPIGQLIYFVVEGKIETMYNSKGNAKYNNKTTRPVESMMWKNKF, from the coding sequence ATGATATTATCTGATAGCAGGATATTAGAAGAAATTGAGAAGGGAACAATCATCATTGAGCCTTTTAAACGCGAATGTTTAGGAACCAACTCGTATGATGTGCACTTAGGGAAATACCTGGCTACTTATAAAAGCCGTGTGCTCGATGCGAAAGCGCACAATGAAATCGAACATTTCGAAATCCCTAAAGATGGTTATATCCTTCATCCAGGTACGCTATATCTTGGTGTTACTTTAGAATATACCGAAACACACGGGCATGTACCTTTTTTAGAAGGTAAAAGTAGTACGGGCCGCTTAGGTATCGATATCCATGCAACAGCAGGTAAAGGTGATGTTGGTTTTTGTAATACCTGGACATTAGAAATATCAGTAGCACAACCTGTAAAAATTTATGCCGGAATGCCTATTGGCCAATTGATTTATTTTGTTGTTGAAGGTAAAATCGAAACGATGTACAATTCAAAAGGTAATGCCAAGTACAACAACAAAACCACCAGGCCAGTAGAAAGCATGATGTGGAAGAATAAGTTTTAA
- a CDS encoding 4'-phosphopantetheinyl transferase (product_source=KO:K06133; cath_funfam=3.90.470.20; cog=COG2091; ko=KO:K06133; pfam=PF01648; superfamily=56214), translating to MPIIYNKNIDQHSVLAIWKIEETEEELLAGLQLKQHEHDIISSLNSGKRLLHWLSTRLLLRTMLNTTEYIDCQFDEHGKPYLVNFDYHISLSHSYDYAAVMISKDHAVGVDIELIKHKIKTIKHKFLSDVELAQKQIGDNTDGLYVAWCAKEAIYKWHGKKGLEFKQHIHIKPFKLKNEGSLNALVELPTGTRELTVNYFKTKDSYMLGYVASNS from the coding sequence ATGCCAATAATTTACAATAAAAATATTGATCAGCATTCTGTTTTAGCAATTTGGAAAATTGAAGAAACGGAGGAAGAATTGTTGGCCGGACTGCAGCTTAAGCAACATGAACATGATATTATTTCATCGCTAAATAGCGGCAAGCGGTTACTGCACTGGTTAAGCACGAGATTGCTATTGAGAACAATGCTTAATACAACTGAATATATCGATTGTCAGTTTGATGAACATGGCAAACCCTATCTGGTTAATTTCGATTACCATATTTCGTTAAGCCATTCTTATGATTATGCTGCCGTAATGATTAGCAAAGATCATGCTGTAGGTGTCGATATCGAACTGATTAAGCACAAGATAAAAACCATTAAACACAAATTTTTAAGCGATGTAGAGCTTGCCCAGAAACAGATTGGCGATAATACGGATGGCTTGTATGTTGCGTGGTGTGCTAAAGAGGCTATTTACAAGTGGCATGGAAAAAAGGGTTTAGAATTTAAACAGCATATCCATATTAAACCTTTTAAGTTAAAAAACGAAGGCTCACTAAATGCATTGGTAGAATTGCCAACAGGTACAAGGGAGCTGACCGTTAATTATTTTAAAACAAAAGACAGTTACATGTTAGGCTATGTGGCCAGCAATTCTTAA
- a CDS encoding lipoyl(octanoyl) transferase (product_source=KO:K03801; cath_funfam=3.30.930.10; cog=COG0321; ko=KO:K03801; superfamily=55681; tigrfam=TIGR00214), with the protein MEMNETAEKAIATDLKPTIFTDWGLTDYQEAWDKQEDLLNKTVAIKTENRVKNSNKPTPNHLVFCEHPHVYTLGKSGHPENLLLDEQGLKDKQATYYKINRGGDITYHGPGQLVGYPILDLDNFFTDIHLYLRTLEEAVILTLKDYGIEAGRYPGFTGVWLDADNEKARKICAMGVRCSRWVTMHGFAFNVNVDLDYFKNIVPCGIDDKAVTSLAKELGYHLDMEEVKEKLKNHIAELFKMQLV; encoded by the coding sequence ATGGAGATGAACGAGACAGCCGAAAAAGCAATTGCAACAGATTTAAAGCCAACTATTTTTACAGATTGGGGCTTAACAGACTATCAGGAAGCCTGGGATAAACAGGAAGATCTGCTAAATAAAACGGTGGCCATTAAGACAGAAAACCGTGTAAAAAACAGCAATAAGCCTACCCCAAACCATCTTGTATTTTGCGAGCACCCACATGTTTACACTTTAGGTAAAAGCGGGCATCCCGAAAATTTATTGTTGGATGAGCAGGGACTAAAAGATAAACAAGCAACCTACTATAAAATAAACCGTGGTGGCGATATTACTTATCATGGCCCGGGGCAGCTAGTGGGCTACCCTATTCTTGATCTTGATAATTTCTTTACCGACATCCATTTATATCTGCGCACGCTGGAAGAAGCCGTTATCCTTACCTTAAAAGATTATGGGATAGAAGCCGGCCGTTATCCTGGTTTTACAGGGGTATGGTTAGATGCCGATAACGAAAAGGCCCGTAAAATATGCGCCATGGGGGTTCGCTGCAGCCGTTGGGTTACTATGCATGGTTTTGCGTTTAATGTAAATGTAGATTTAGATTACTTTAAAAATATTGTACCATGCGGTATTGATGATAAAGCCGTAACTTCTTTAGCAAAAGAGCTGGGCTATCATCTCGATATGGAAGAGGTAAAAGAAAAATTAAAGAATCACATTGCCGAACTCTTTAAAATGCAGCTCGTTTAA
- a CDS encoding D-alanyl-D-alanine carboxypeptidase (product_source=KO:K01286; cath_funfam=1.10.10.10,1.20.930.20; cleavage_site_network=SignalP-noTM; ko=KO:K01286; pfam=PF13354; superfamily=56601) translates to MIRLIFILALVTTHVSAQNLDGVIKFIKDNPQKASIVLIENSREVLNFNGNQLMPLASAAKTIIAIEFSNQVAAKKIDANQNVAISDLSKYYIPFTDGGAHSAWLKSLKETKTDSVSLLQIAQGMIRFSSNANTEYLEDLLGLSNISRNIRTLKLQQHSPYYYFTAGALMTCLKPGNLDESMWAKQLEAMPMDEYVKRCETNHIKLKTDSAFIKTFSTKNLPFTVQKIWSDRLIASNATDYANIMQKINSRNYFKPEIQNIIDQIMEWPMIYPGNQAAFKHLGQKGGSTAFILTDAFYATEKKGTTLACAFFFNNLTEKEKLMIQSNFANFEAGIITDATFRQKLVTALK, encoded by the coding sequence ATGATCAGGCTTATCTTTATTTTAGCGCTAGTTACCACACATGTTTCTGCACAAAACCTTGATGGGGTAATTAAATTTATAAAGGATAATCCTCAAAAAGCTTCGATTGTACTTATTGAGAACAGCAGGGAAGTACTCAATTTTAACGGCAATCAATTGATGCCGTTGGCCAGTGCAGCCAAAACCATTATTGCCATTGAATTTTCCAACCAGGTTGCTGCCAAAAAAATTGACGCAAACCAAAACGTAGCAATAAGCGACCTGAGCAAATACTATATTCCTTTTACGGATGGTGGTGCACATTCGGCATGGCTTAAATCTTTAAAAGAGACAAAGACTGACAGTGTTTCTTTGCTACAGATTGCTCAAGGCATGATTAGATTTAGCTCAAATGCCAATACTGAATATCTTGAGGATTTATTAGGCTTGTCAAACATTAGCCGGAACATCAGGACACTAAAACTTCAGCAGCATAGCCCCTACTATTACTTCACTGCAGGAGCACTAATGACTTGCCTCAAACCTGGTAACCTCGATGAAAGTATGTGGGCAAAACAATTGGAAGCAATGCCAATGGATGAATATGTAAAAAGATGCGAAACCAATCACATCAAATTAAAAACAGATTCTGCATTTATCAAAACTTTCAGCACCAAGAACTTGCCATTTACAGTACAAAAAATATGGTCTGATAGATTAATCGCTTCAAATGCTACTGATTACGCAAACATTATGCAGAAAATTAACAGTAGAAATTACTTTAAGCCCGAAATTCAAAATATCATAGATCAGATTATGGAATGGCCGATGATATATCCAGGCAATCAGGCCGCATTTAAACATTTAGGGCAAAAAGGTGGATCAACCGCATTTATTTTAACAGATGCTTTTTATGCAACTGAAAAAAAAGGAACCACTTTAGCCTGTGCATTTTTCTTTAACAACCTTACTGAAAAAGAAAAACTGATGATTCAAAGCAATTTTGCAAATTTTGAGGCTGGTATTATCACTGATGCCACTTTTAGACAAAAACTCGTTACTGCACTAAAATAA
- a CDS encoding lysophospholipase L1-like esterase (product_source=COG2755; cath_funfam=3.40.50.1110; cog=COG2755; pfam=PF13472; superfamily=52266) has product MPIEPLIDRTKVSPNGEGNFTYLALGDSYTIGESVKQAESFPYQLQSLLKAQGSSIANPKIIAVTGWTTDELQGALKEENLTATYSFVTLLIGVNNQYRGYPINTYKKEFTELLQTAIAFAGGNKNKVFVVSIPDWGATPFGQNSGRNPQTIASEIDSFNAANQEITLSAGVNYTNITPASRNAATNLSLVASDGLHPSAKMYTEWATALLLKVANVLK; this is encoded by the coding sequence ATGCCTATTGAACCACTTATCGATCGAACAAAAGTTTCACCAAATGGAGAAGGTAATTTTACATATCTGGCACTTGGCGATTCTTATACCATTGGCGAATCGGTTAAACAGGCAGAATCTTTTCCTTATCAGCTTCAAAGTTTATTAAAAGCTCAAGGCAGCAGTATAGCTAATCCAAAAATCATTGCGGTTACCGGCTGGACCACAGATGAGCTGCAGGGCGCCTTAAAAGAAGAGAATTTAACAGCTACATATAGTTTTGTTACGCTCTTAATTGGCGTAAACAATCAATATCGGGGTTATCCAATAAATACTTACAAAAAGGAGTTCACAGAATTGTTACAAACGGCAATCGCTTTTGCGGGAGGTAACAAGAATAAGGTTTTTGTAGTTTCTATTCCAGATTGGGGCGCTACGCCTTTTGGCCAAAACTCGGGGCGCAACCCACAAACGATTGCGAGTGAAATCGACAGCTTTAACGCTGCAAACCAAGAAATCACACTTTCAGCTGGAGTAAATTATACCAACATTACTCCCGCATCTCGAAATGCTGCAACAAACTTATCGTTAGTGGCGAGTGATGGATTGCACCCAAGTGCTAAAATGTACACCGAATGGGCGACAGCTTTATTACTAAAAGTGGCCAATGTATTGAAATAA
- a CDS encoding hypothetical protein (product_source=Hypo-rule applied; pfam=PF18936; superfamily=103473; transmembrane_helix_parts=Outside_1_9,TMhelix_10_32,Inside_33_43,TMhelix_44_61,Outside_62_64,TMhelix_65_87,Inside_88_93,TMhelix_94_113,Outside_114_162) — MNEYESSGIAAGIGLVGGIIYLAIIVLLIVGMWKVFEKAGKPGWAAIIPIYNLIILLEIVGKPMIWILWLIIPCVNIVFAIWLYNLVSKSFGKSEGFTVGLVIFPYIFWPILGFGDAKYLGPSAAEAQNGGFGNNPFNNPNNPFNKPFGNQDTPNDTPPPVV, encoded by the coding sequence ATGAATGAGTATGAATCAAGCGGAATAGCCGCGGGTATTGGTCTGGTAGGCGGAATTATTTACCTGGCGATAATTGTTTTGTTAATTGTCGGCATGTGGAAAGTATTCGAAAAAGCAGGCAAACCAGGCTGGGCCGCAATTATTCCTATCTACAATTTGATCATTTTATTAGAGATCGTTGGCAAGCCAATGATCTGGATTTTATGGCTAATTATACCTTGCGTAAACATTGTATTTGCCATTTGGCTTTACAATTTAGTAAGTAAAAGCTTTGGTAAATCAGAAGGTTTTACTGTCGGTTTAGTTATCTTTCCATACATTTTCTGGCCAATTTTAGGTTTTGGCGATGCTAAATATTTAGGTCCGTCGGCAGCAGAAGCACAAAATGGCGGTTTTGGCAATAACCCATTCAACAATCCAAATAATCCATTTAACAAACCTTTCGGTAATCAAGACACTCCAAACGATACTCCTCCACCGGTAGTTTAA
- a CDS encoding putative RDD family membrane protein YckC (product_source=COG1714; cog=COG1714; pfam=PF06271; transmembrane_helix_parts=Inside_1_31,TMhelix_32_51,Outside_52_55,TMhelix_56_78,Inside_79_110,TMhelix_111_133,Outside_134_247) — MDSIRISTAQNIDIDYEIAGLGERIAARCIDLAGFVILAIITLVVMGAAQMAMSGSAAMVVFFIFLAIFAFYDLVCEITMDGQTLGKKVLKIKVISIDGTQPTMGQYIFRWLFRMIDFGFPFGWGVVALVSVAVTKNHQRLGDILAKTTLIKTKPRTEFSNVAFSFNLPEEYEPQFKEVLHLNDRDIELIHEVLTGYYQTGNADLIYAMAAKTKEHIFVTIPGGMNELQFLETVLKDYNHLTANMSV; from the coding sequence ATGGATAGCATCAGAATTAGCACTGCTCAAAATATTGATATCGATTACGAAATTGCCGGCCTAGGTGAGCGCATAGCCGCCAGGTGTATTGATCTGGCTGGATTTGTAATTCTCGCTATAATTACGCTGGTGGTAATGGGCGCTGCACAAATGGCGATGTCAGGAAGTGCAGCGATGGTTGTTTTTTTTATTTTTCTGGCAATTTTTGCTTTCTATGACCTGGTTTGCGAAATTACTATGGATGGCCAGACTTTGGGAAAGAAGGTGTTAAAGATAAAGGTAATTAGCATCGATGGCACACAGCCAACCATGGGGCAGTATATCTTTAGGTGGTTATTTCGGATGATTGATTTCGGCTTCCCCTTTGGCTGGGGCGTTGTTGCGCTGGTTTCAGTAGCGGTAACTAAAAATCATCAGCGGTTGGGCGATATACTGGCTAAAACAACGCTGATTAAAACTAAACCAAGAACTGAATTTTCTAATGTGGCCTTCAGTTTTAATTTACCTGAAGAATATGAACCGCAGTTTAAGGAAGTGCTGCATTTAAACGATAGAGATATAGAACTAATTCATGAAGTGTTAACCGGCTATTATCAAACCGGGAATGCCGATTTAATTTATGCTATGGCAGCCAAAACCAAAGAACATATTTTTGTAACCATTCCGGGTGGAATGAACGAGTTACAGTTTTTAGAGACGGTATTAAAAGATTATAATCACCTTACTGCCAATATGAGTGTTTAG
- a CDS encoding putative membrane protein SpoIIM required for sporulation (product_source=COG1300; cog=COG1300; pfam=PF01944; superfamily=55326; transmembrane_helix_parts=Inside_1_95,TMhelix_96_114,Outside_115_162,TMhelix_163_185,Inside_186_191,TMhelix_192_214,Outside_215_218,TMhelix_219_238,Inside_239_257,TMhelix_258_277,Outside_278_281,TMhelix_282_304,Inside_305_317): MREALFVKQNSKKWQHYDSMQQANPDEVANQFIEITNDLAYSKTFYPNSKTTAYLNGLASKLHQSVYKNKKEKSNRFVHFWKTELPLIFLQHRKQVLYALAFFLVSCAIGALSAKYDDTFVRLIMGDGYVNMTNENIAKGDPFGVYKQSNEFMMFMQIGVNNIYVALYTFVLGIIFSFGSIVSLFRNGVMLGSFQYFFFSKGLGFQSVLVIWIHGTLEISAIVLAGAAGLILGNSLLFPKTYTRMASVLKGAKDGLKIVIGLIPIFIVAAFFESFVTRHTEMPLWLSIFILFSSAAFIVWYVFIYPSKIYNKQATLN; encoded by the coding sequence ATGAGAGAAGCATTATTTGTTAAACAGAATTCGAAGAAGTGGCAACATTATGATTCCATGCAACAGGCAAATCCAGATGAAGTGGCCAATCAGTTTATTGAAATCACTAACGATTTGGCTTACTCAAAAACATTTTATCCAAATTCGAAAACAACAGCTTATCTCAATGGCTTAGCCTCTAAATTACATCAATCCGTCTACAAAAACAAAAAGGAAAAATCGAACCGCTTTGTCCATTTCTGGAAAACAGAACTCCCCTTAATATTCTTGCAACACAGAAAACAGGTGCTTTATGCCTTGGCATTTTTCCTGGTTTCATGTGCCATTGGGGCTTTATCGGCAAAATATGATGATACCTTTGTCCGGTTGATTATGGGCGATGGTTATGTAAACATGACAAATGAAAACATTGCCAAAGGTGATCCGTTTGGGGTTTATAAACAAAGTAATGAGTTTATGATGTTTATGCAGATTGGGGTTAATAATATTTATGTTGCGCTATATACCTTTGTTTTGGGTATTATATTTTCATTTGGTTCTATTGTTTCGCTATTTAGAAATGGCGTAATGCTCGGCTCATTCCAGTATTTCTTTTTTAGTAAGGGATTAGGCTTCCAATCGGTTCTGGTTATCTGGATTCACGGCACATTAGAAATATCGGCAATTGTTTTGGCAGGTGCGGCTGGTTTAATTTTAGGAAATAGTCTTTTATTCCCCAAAACCTATACCCGCATGGCTTCAGTTTTAAAAGGGGCCAAAGATGGATTAAAAATTGTAATTGGCCTGATACCAATTTTTATCGTTGCAGCATTTTTTGAGAGTTTTGTTACCCGACATACTGAAATGCCTTTATGGTTAAGTATATTTATATTATTCTCTTCTGCAGCTTTCATTGTTTGGTACGTATTTATATACCCCTCAAAAATCTACAATAAACAAGCAACACTAAATTAA
- a CDS encoding hypothetical protein (product_source=Hypo-rule applied; transmembrane_helix_parts=Inside_1_30,TMhelix_31_53,Outside_54_84,TMhelix_85_107,Inside_108_127,TMhelix_128_150,Outside_151_154,TMhelix_155_177,Inside_178_189,TMhelix_190_212,Outside_213_239,TMhelix_240_262,Inside_263_294) has protein sequence MLGKIEFKKRRDFGQVINDTFTFMRQNFKPLIKIYFTFCGLFVLASMLTMLLQQYKMVNIINTIGNGRNTKGLGFSALYGLEYFLSILFSLATYASMSVAILSYIAIYVQKGNQTPTTDEVWGYFKYYFFRLFGSSILLIILVFIAFMFCLVPGFWLFPYVAMVFPIMVIENGSLGYSFNRSFKIIKDNFWITFGTLIVVWIIVYACMSMIVLPTSLFNMIGMFTHKTPHMSLTLTMITTVLQSLCQVFTIIPIITISLAYFSLVEQKESTGLMERISNFGNTEKPIDTRPEEY, from the coding sequence ATGCTAGGGAAAATTGAATTTAAGAAAAGAAGAGATTTCGGGCAGGTGATTAACGACACCTTTACCTTCATGCGTCAAAATTTTAAGCCCCTCATTAAAATATACTTCACATTTTGTGGTCTATTTGTATTGGCTAGTATGTTAACCATGTTATTGCAACAATACAAAATGGTTAACATCATCAATACCATCGGCAATGGAAGAAATACCAAAGGCTTAGGTTTTTCTGCTTTATATGGGTTAGAGTATTTTTTATCTATTTTATTCTCTTTAGCAACATATGCCAGTATGAGTGTCGCCATACTTTCTTATATCGCTATATACGTACAGAAAGGGAACCAAACACCAACCACCGATGAGGTTTGGGGATATTTTAAGTATTACTTCTTCAGGCTTTTTGGCAGTTCTATCCTATTAATTATCCTGGTATTTATTGCCTTTATGTTTTGCCTTGTACCTGGCTTCTGGCTGTTCCCGTATGTGGCCATGGTGTTCCCGATAATGGTAATCGAAAATGGTTCATTAGGTTATTCATTTAACAGGAGTTTCAAAATTATTAAAGATAATTTCTGGATTACTTTCGGTACGCTGATCGTAGTATGGATTATTGTGTATGCCTGTATGAGCATGATTGTTTTACCTACAAGTTTATTTAATATGATTGGTATGTTTACGCATAAAACGCCGCACATGTCATTAACACTTACCATGATTACAACAGTTTTGCAGTCATTATGCCAGGTATTTACCATCATACCCATCATTACCATTTCCTTGGCCTATTTCAGTTTGGTTGAACAAAAAGAAAGCACTGGCTTAATGGAAAGGATTTCTAATTTTGGCAATACCGAAAAACCTATAGATACCAGACCTGAAGAATATTAA
- a CDS encoding hypothetical protein (product_source=Hypo-rule applied; pfam=PF13559; superfamily=81665; transmembrane_helix_parts=Inside_1_4,TMhelix_5_20,Outside_21_95,TMhelix_96_118,Inside_119_242): MQRALFRYLLVSLLFFIPVINKAQMAKPKPVTAIIKTDSSKVVASKFDKEAISNYKEQKEFQYDEIGQQQLSLWDKFWLWFWDVIGELFQGAASNIFSRYIFIGLGVALIIFIVVKVIGAEKIFTKKSKETILPYDVITENIHEIDYEQELQRLVAERKFRLAVRLLYLRALKKLSDAEIIQWQPDKTNYNYLMEISKPELRNDFSQLTLQFDYIWYGDFPIDEVKFDPIKQSFNQFNNQIK, translated from the coding sequence ATGCAGCGTGCACTCTTCCGATATCTTCTTGTTTCTCTTTTGTTTTTTATTCCGGTAATCAACAAAGCGCAGATGGCTAAACCTAAGCCTGTAACTGCTATAATTAAAACAGACAGCAGTAAGGTTGTGGCCTCAAAATTTGATAAAGAAGCCATAAGCAATTATAAAGAACAAAAAGAGTTTCAATACGACGAAATAGGTCAACAACAATTATCGTTATGGGACAAATTTTGGTTATGGTTTTGGGATGTAATCGGCGAGCTGTTTCAGGGAGCAGCTTCCAACATTTTTTCAAGGTATATTTTTATCGGACTTGGTGTAGCGCTGATCATATTTATCGTGGTTAAAGTTATTGGCGCTGAAAAAATCTTCACTAAAAAATCGAAAGAAACAATCCTTCCATACGATGTAATTACCGAAAACATCCATGAGATAGATTATGAACAGGAATTACAAAGATTAGTTGCCGAAAGAAAATTCCGTTTGGCAGTTAGGCTTTTGTATTTGAGGGCACTAAAAAAATTGAGCGATGCCGAAATTATCCAATGGCAGCCCGATAAAACCAACTATAATTATTTAATGGAAATCAGTAAGCCAGAGCTGAGAAACGATTTTAGCCAGCTTACCCTACAGTTCGATTATATCTGGTATGGCGATTTCCCTATCGATGAAGTGAAATTCGACCCTATTAAGCAATCGTTTAACCAGTTTAACAACCAGATTAAATGA
- a CDS encoding hypothetical protein (product_source=Hypo-rule applied; cath_funfam=1.10.1200.10; transmembrane_helix_parts=Inside_1_6,TMhelix_7_24,Outside_25_254,TMhelix_255_272,Inside_273_396): MKGYKLYLIIGSILILGYLIAQYNKPTPTNWAPTYAIKDKIPYGTYILYNRIKDILPSAGIQQSKTAVYTTLKSKKFNKTAYIIVAQKTDISKTDLEQLIKYMQAGNDVFIATYDLGKIRKELKVQTSTAMSPEGSTLNFTNPELKTDANYGFERGIGSQYFSKVDTSKTTILGVNANNRPNFIRYNYGKGNLYLIAEPGFYTNFNLLDKYGAEYAAKTLSYLHGNKQLIFDEYFSAQKNTATDMLRVFFKHPELEFAYYLAIFSLIIFVLYDIKRRQRIIPIADPLTNSSLAFVNVVGSVYYHERNNLDIALKKINYFMEYLRTRYYIKTNDIDSKFAQVLIEKTGINEALAKTLTKHFIQTPTMGDLSDTQLINLNESIEQFYKNTQSNGTRTV, translated from the coding sequence ATGAAGGGCTACAAATTATATCTGATTATCGGTTCCATTCTAATTTTGGGTTACTTAATTGCGCAGTATAATAAGCCTACCCCAACAAACTGGGCGCCAACATATGCTATTAAAGATAAAATCCCTTACGGAACATATATATTATACAATAGAATAAAAGATATTCTGCCATCGGCAGGTATTCAACAGTCGAAAACTGCTGTTTACACTACGCTAAAATCTAAAAAATTCAATAAAACCGCTTATATAATCGTTGCGCAAAAGACAGACATTAGCAAAACTGATCTTGAACAGCTGATAAAATATATGCAAGCAGGTAATGATGTATTTATAGCCACTTATGATTTAGGAAAAATAAGGAAGGAACTTAAAGTGCAAACTTCTACCGCAATGTCTCCCGAGGGAAGTACCTTAAATTTCACCAATCCAGAATTAAAAACTGATGCAAACTATGGTTTTGAAAGAGGCATTGGCAGCCAGTATTTTAGTAAGGTTGACACGAGTAAAACTACAATACTTGGAGTAAATGCCAATAACAGACCCAATTTTATCCGCTATAACTATGGAAAAGGCAATCTTTACCTGATTGCCGAACCAGGTTTTTACACTAATTTTAATCTACTGGATAAATATGGTGCAGAATATGCCGCTAAAACCTTGAGTTATTTACATGGAAATAAGCAGCTCATTTTCGATGAATATTTTTCTGCGCAAAAAAACACCGCTACCGATATGCTCAGGGTATTCTTTAAACATCCTGAACTGGAGTTTGCATACTATTTGGCAATATTTAGTTTGATAATTTTTGTCTTATACGACATTAAGCGCAGGCAAAGAATTATTCCAATCGCTGATCCGCTTACTAATTCTTCGTTGGCCTTTGTTAATGTGGTGGGCAGTGTTTATTACCACGAGCGGAACAACCTCGATATAGCCTTAAAAAAGATCAATTACTTTATGGAGTACTTAAGAACCAGGTATTATATTAAGACCAACGATATCGACAGCAAATTTGCTCAGGTGCTAATAGAGAAAACAGGCATTAACGAAGCGCTGGCCAAAACCCTGACGAAACATTTTATCCAAACGCCAACAATGGGCGATTTAAGCGATACCCAACTGATTAATTTAAACGAAAGCATAGAACAGTTTTATAAAAATACGCAAAGCAATGGAACAAGAACAGTTTAA